The following coding sequences are from one Archocentrus centrarchus isolate MPI-CPG fArcCen1 chromosome 4, fArcCen1, whole genome shotgun sequence window:
- the ect2 gene encoding protein ECT2 isoform X2: MADSSIVTLGTARSLLVDSSVYDSRIAETTKDHVFLGMACEDGEDMLPKVETRIVLVGEAGGNGELVKALQAIRVMEVPVVKIREGEAGAEEKMMIKSIVNMDINTPFIMTDSVQDFGDGENTEFETVFVLADFDSPEYNYLYKREHRIVGPPVVLYCAAKDEPLQFSCRPLYCTTMLNLSLCFTGFRNKEEMKNLVNLVHHMGGTIRKDFSTKVTHLIAYSTRGEKYRLAVCMGTPILTPSWILKAWERRDDVNFHAGDEEFRTEFKVPPFQDCILSFLGFSEEEKANMEERTLKHGGTYLEVGNEKCTHMVVEENSVKDLPFSPSKNLFVVKQEWFWGSIQMDARAGESMYLYEKNDSPAMKKAVSLLSLTTPNSNRKRRRLKDTLAQLTKETEISPFPPCKRPSAEHSLSIGSLLDISNTPETCKALAESSKPSKSSTPVLSKQSARWQVSKELYQTESNYVDILSTILQLFKVPLEKEGQVGGPILAQEEIKTIFGSIPDIYEVHTRIKSDLEELLTDWSESRSVGNIILKYSKELVKAYPPFVNFFEMSKETIVRCEKQKPRFHAFLKINQAKPECGRQTLVELLIRPVQRLPSVALLLNDIKKHTSDDNPDKITLEKAIESLKEVMTHINEDKRKTEGQKQIFDVVYEVDGCPANLLSSHRSLVYRVETIALGDQPCDRGENVTLFLFNDCLEIARKRHKVINTFKSPLGQTRPPPPLKHIALMPLSQIRRVLDLQDTEECVNAFALVVRPPTEQENLLFSFQLAGEETVKSAWLRTLCRHVANTICRADAEDLIQCTDPDSLQVSTKDMDSTLSKASRAIKKTSKKVTRAFSFTKTPKRVIQRAFMASSPSDERSQRLSCENRVCSSSTLAMPRSASTFSLTDSTKSSAVVQRSNSLDHPPIRSRVPVCMRTPCTPPKNPTHIPGPKTAPELGPNLYLNACSVTRESKPISNDSLLNQPAHSSLPASQESSSLNPPTSTPASAVQNTTQLNSKHSQPKSGKDVSRPLPFVGFQPRSPAPQTVNVKSRVFPESCRNPQVPTDPHKALLTSPRKESLL, from the exons ATGGCTGACAGCAGCATAGTGACTTTAGGGACAGCTCGGAGTCTGTTGGTGGATTCTTCGGTCTATGATTCCAGGATTGCTGAAACCACCAAGGATCATGTATTTCTCGGCATGGCATGTGAAGATGGGGAAG ATATGCTGCCAAAAGTGGAGACCCGGATTGTTCTGGTGGGAGAAGCAGGCGGAAATGGAGAGTTGGTCAAAGCACTGCAG GCCATCAGAGTAATGGAGGTACCTGTGGTAAAGATAAGAGAAGGCGAGGCGGGTGCCGAGGAGAAAATGATGATAAAATCTATAGTCAATATG GACATCAACACCCCCTTCATAATGACAGATAGCGTCCAGGATTTTGGGGACGGAGAGAACACTGAGTTCGAGACGGTGTTTGTTCTCGCAGACTTTGACTCTCCTGAGTACAACTACCTCTACAAACGTGAACACCGCATTGTTGGGCCTCCTGTTGTGCTGTACTGTGCTGCGAAGGATGAA CCTCTCCAGTTTTCATGCCGTCCTCTctactgcaccaccatgctaaACCTGTCACTGTGTTTCACTGGCTTCAGGAACAAAGAGGAGATG AAAAACCTGGTGAATCTGGTTCATCACATGGGTGGGACCATCCGGAAAGACTTCAGCACAAAGGTCACTCACCTCATTGCCTACTCCACTCGTGGAGAGAAATACAGG CTGGCAGTATGCATGGGGACGCCCATCCTCACTCCATCATGGATTCTGAAGGCCTGGGAAAGAAGAGATGATGT aaatttccACGCAGGCGACGAGGAGTTTCGCACTGAGTTCAAAGTGCCTCCGTTCCAGGACTGCATTCtcagttttttggggttttcagAGGAAGAGAAGGCCAACATGGAGGAGAGGACTCTTAAACATG GCGGCACTTACCTTGAGGTTGGGAATGAAAAGTGTACCCACATGGTTGTGGAGGAAAACTCGGTAAAGGACCTGCCGTTTTCTCCCTCCAAGAACCTCTTTGTGGTCAAACAAGAG TGGTTCTGGGGAAGCATTCAGATGGATGCCCGAGCTGGAGAATCCATGTACCTCTATGAGAAG AACGACAGCCCGGCTATGAAGAAAGCCGTGTCCCTCCTGTCCCTCACCACCCCAAATAGTAACCGTAAGCGTCGGCGTCTGAAGGACACATTGGCTCAGCTCACCAAGGAAACAGAGATTTCTCCCTTCCCTCCATGTAAAAGACCATCAGCAGAGCACTCACTGTCCATTGGCTCTTTGCTTGATATCTCTAACACTCCTGAGACATGCAAGGCATTGGCAG AGAGTTCGAAGCCTTCCAAGAGTTCGACTCCGGTTCTTTCCAAGCAGTCAGCCAGGTGGCAGGTCTCCAAGGAGCTCTACCAAACTGAAAGCAACTATGTAGACATTTTAAGCACCATCCTACAG CTTTTCAAGGTTCCTTTGGAAAAAGAGGGGCAGGTGGGTGGGCCCATCCTGGCCCAAGAGGAGATCAAGACCATATTTGGCAGCATCCCAGACATCTATGAAGTTCACACCAGAATAAAG AGCGACCTTGAGGAGCTCCTCACAGACTGGTCAGAAAGCAGAAGTGTTGGAAACATCATTCTAAAATAC TCAAAGGAGCTGGTGAAGGCCTATCCCCCTTTTGTCAACTTTTTTGAAATGAGCAAAGAGACCATTGTTCGGTGTGAGAAACAAAAGCCACGCTTCCATGCATTTCTCAAG ATCAACCAGGCCAAGCCGGAGTGTGGCAGGCAGACACTGGTGGAGCTGCTCATCAGGCCAGTACAGAGACTGCCCAGTGTGGCCCTTCTACTCAATG ACATAAAGAAACATACATCAGATGACAACCCAGACAAGATAACGCTGGAGAAAGCAATTGAGTCTCTGAAAGAAGTCATGAC TCACATCAATGAGGACAAGAGGAAGACTGAAGGCCAGAAGCAAATCTTTGATGTTGTTTATGAAGTCGATGGTTGTCCT GCCAACCTGCTGTCATCCCACCGTAGCCTGGTTTACCGCGTAGAAACAATCGCCCTGGGAGATCAGCCATGTGATCGTGGAGAAAATGTCACACTGTTCCTCTTCAATGACTGCCTGGAG ATCGCACGGAAGCGACACAAGGTGATCAATACGTTCAAGAGTCCGCTGGGACAGACGAGACCGCCGCCCCCGCTGAAACACATAGCACTGATGCCGCTGTCTCAGATCAGACGAGTGCTCGACTTGCAAGACACTGAAG AGTGTGTGAATGCATTTGCCTTGGTGGTTCGCCCTCCGACTGAACAGGAGAACTTGTTGTTCAGCTTCCAGCTGGCCGGAGAGGAAACGGTTAAAAGCGCCTGGCTGCGAACGCTTTGCCGCCATGTAGCCAACACCATCTGCAGGGCTGATGCG GAGGACCTCATTCAGTGTACAGACCCAGACTCACTGCAGGTCAGCACCAAGGATATGGACAGCACCTTGAGCAAAGCCTCCAGGGCCATCAAGAAAACCTCTAAAAAG GTGACAAGAGCGTTTTCTTTTACCAAGACCCCAAAGCGTGTGATCCAGAGGGCATTCATGGCCAGCAGTCCTTCAGATGAGAGAAGTCAGAGGCTGAGCTGTGAAAACCgtgtctgcagcagctccacGCTCGCT ATGCCTCGCTCTGCCTCAACGTTCAGTTTGACTGATTCTACCAAAAGCAGTGCTGTGGTGCAGCGCTCTAACTCTCTGGACCACCCCCCTATCAGATCCAGGGTCCCTGTCTGTATGCGTACCCCCTGCACGCCCCCCAAAAACCCCACCCATATCCCCGGCCCCAAAACCGCTCCTGAGTTGGGCCCAAACCTCTACCTTAATGCTTGCTCTGTCACCAGAGAATCTAAGCCCATCTCTAATGATTCTTTACTTAATCAGCCAGCTCATTCCAGCCTCCCTGCTTCCCAGGAGTCCTCCTCTTTAAACCCCCCCACCTCGACTCCTGCTTCGGCTGTCCAAAACACGACTCAGCTCAACTCTAAACATTCCCAGCCCAAATCTGGCAAAGATGTGTCCAGACCTCTGCCCTTTGTAGGATTCCAGCCGAGGTCCCCAGCTCCTCAAACTGTTAATGTCAAAAGTAGGGTCTTTCCTGAGTCATGCAGAAATCCTCAAGTTCCTACGGACCCACACAAGGCTCTCCTGACCAGTCCCCGCAAAGAGAGTCTGCTTTAA
- the ect2 gene encoding protein ECT2 isoform X3 — MADSSIVTLGTARSLLVDSSVYDSRIAETTKDHVFLGMACEDGEDMLPKVETRIVLVGEAGGNGELVKALQAIRVMEVPVVKIREGEAGAEEKMMIKSIVNMDINTPFIMTDSVQDFGDGENTEFETVFVLADFDSPEYNYLYKREHRIVGPPVVLYCAAKDEPLQFSCRPLYCTTMLNLSLCFTGFRNKEEMKNLVNLVHHMGGTIRKDFSTKVTHLIAYSTRGEKYRLAVCMGTPILTPSWILKAWERRDDVNFHAGDEEFRTEFKVPPFQDCILSFLGFSEEEKANMEERTLKHGGTYLEVGNEKCTHMVVEENSVKDLPFSPSKNLFVVKQEWFWGSIQMDARAGESMYLYEKNDSPAMKKAVSLLSLTTPNSNRKRRRLKDTLAQLTKETEISPFPPCKRPSAEHSLSIGSLLDISNTPETCKALAADRLGDSFVTRNRIRRKTRERSRTDREERRRRSHLRTNARQQPEEEQQGAYGESSKPSKSSTPVLSKQSARWQVSKELYQTESNYVDILSTILQLFKVPLEKEGQVGGPILAQEEIKTIFGSIPDIYEVHTRIKSDLEELLTDWSESRSVGNIILKYSKELVKAYPPFVNFFEMSKETIVRCEKQKPRFHAFLKINQAKPECGRQTLVELLIRPVQRLPSVALLLNDIKKHTSDDNPDKITLEKAIESLKEVMTHINEDKRKTEGQKQIFDVVYEVDGCPANLLSSHRSLVYRVETIALGDQPCDRGENVTLFLFNDCLEIARKRHKVINTFKSPLGQTRPPPPLKHIALMPLSQIRRVLDLQDTEECVNAFALVVRPPTEQENLLFSFQLAGEETVKSAWLRTLCRHVANTICRADAEDLIQCTDPDSLQVSTKDMDSTLSKASRAIKKTSKKVTRAFSFTKTPKRVIQRAFMASSPSDERSQRLSCENRVCSSSTLAAHHSPSMVNLPSVFERKYHTFSRSTTHLF, encoded by the exons ATGGCTGACAGCAGCATAGTGACTTTAGGGACAGCTCGGAGTCTGTTGGTGGATTCTTCGGTCTATGATTCCAGGATTGCTGAAACCACCAAGGATCATGTATTTCTCGGCATGGCATGTGAAGATGGGGAAG ATATGCTGCCAAAAGTGGAGACCCGGATTGTTCTGGTGGGAGAAGCAGGCGGAAATGGAGAGTTGGTCAAAGCACTGCAG GCCATCAGAGTAATGGAGGTACCTGTGGTAAAGATAAGAGAAGGCGAGGCGGGTGCCGAGGAGAAAATGATGATAAAATCTATAGTCAATATG GACATCAACACCCCCTTCATAATGACAGATAGCGTCCAGGATTTTGGGGACGGAGAGAACACTGAGTTCGAGACGGTGTTTGTTCTCGCAGACTTTGACTCTCCTGAGTACAACTACCTCTACAAACGTGAACACCGCATTGTTGGGCCTCCTGTTGTGCTGTACTGTGCTGCGAAGGATGAA CCTCTCCAGTTTTCATGCCGTCCTCTctactgcaccaccatgctaaACCTGTCACTGTGTTTCACTGGCTTCAGGAACAAAGAGGAGATG AAAAACCTGGTGAATCTGGTTCATCACATGGGTGGGACCATCCGGAAAGACTTCAGCACAAAGGTCACTCACCTCATTGCCTACTCCACTCGTGGAGAGAAATACAGG CTGGCAGTATGCATGGGGACGCCCATCCTCACTCCATCATGGATTCTGAAGGCCTGGGAAAGAAGAGATGATGT aaatttccACGCAGGCGACGAGGAGTTTCGCACTGAGTTCAAAGTGCCTCCGTTCCAGGACTGCATTCtcagttttttggggttttcagAGGAAGAGAAGGCCAACATGGAGGAGAGGACTCTTAAACATG GCGGCACTTACCTTGAGGTTGGGAATGAAAAGTGTACCCACATGGTTGTGGAGGAAAACTCGGTAAAGGACCTGCCGTTTTCTCCCTCCAAGAACCTCTTTGTGGTCAAACAAGAG TGGTTCTGGGGAAGCATTCAGATGGATGCCCGAGCTGGAGAATCCATGTACCTCTATGAGAAG AACGACAGCCCGGCTATGAAGAAAGCCGTGTCCCTCCTGTCCCTCACCACCCCAAATAGTAACCGTAAGCGTCGGCGTCTGAAGGACACATTGGCTCAGCTCACCAAGGAAACAGAGATTTCTCCCTTCCCTCCATGTAAAAGACCATCAGCAGAGCACTCACTGTCCATTGGCTCTTTGCTTGATATCTCTAACACTCCTGAGACATGCAAGGCATTGGCAG CGGACAGACTAGGAGACAGTTTTGTGACCAGGAATAGAATAAGAAGGAAAACCAGGGAGAGGAGTAGGACAGAcagggaggagagaagaaggaggTCCCACCTGAGAACAAATGCCCGTCAGCAACCAGAGGAAGAGCAGCAGGGAGCTTATGGAG AGAGTTCGAAGCCTTCCAAGAGTTCGACTCCGGTTCTTTCCAAGCAGTCAGCCAGGTGGCAGGTCTCCAAGGAGCTCTACCAAACTGAAAGCAACTATGTAGACATTTTAAGCACCATCCTACAG CTTTTCAAGGTTCCTTTGGAAAAAGAGGGGCAGGTGGGTGGGCCCATCCTGGCCCAAGAGGAGATCAAGACCATATTTGGCAGCATCCCAGACATCTATGAAGTTCACACCAGAATAAAG AGCGACCTTGAGGAGCTCCTCACAGACTGGTCAGAAAGCAGAAGTGTTGGAAACATCATTCTAAAATAC TCAAAGGAGCTGGTGAAGGCCTATCCCCCTTTTGTCAACTTTTTTGAAATGAGCAAAGAGACCATTGTTCGGTGTGAGAAACAAAAGCCACGCTTCCATGCATTTCTCAAG ATCAACCAGGCCAAGCCGGAGTGTGGCAGGCAGACACTGGTGGAGCTGCTCATCAGGCCAGTACAGAGACTGCCCAGTGTGGCCCTTCTACTCAATG ACATAAAGAAACATACATCAGATGACAACCCAGACAAGATAACGCTGGAGAAAGCAATTGAGTCTCTGAAAGAAGTCATGAC TCACATCAATGAGGACAAGAGGAAGACTGAAGGCCAGAAGCAAATCTTTGATGTTGTTTATGAAGTCGATGGTTGTCCT GCCAACCTGCTGTCATCCCACCGTAGCCTGGTTTACCGCGTAGAAACAATCGCCCTGGGAGATCAGCCATGTGATCGTGGAGAAAATGTCACACTGTTCCTCTTCAATGACTGCCTGGAG ATCGCACGGAAGCGACACAAGGTGATCAATACGTTCAAGAGTCCGCTGGGACAGACGAGACCGCCGCCCCCGCTGAAACACATAGCACTGATGCCGCTGTCTCAGATCAGACGAGTGCTCGACTTGCAAGACACTGAAG AGTGTGTGAATGCATTTGCCTTGGTGGTTCGCCCTCCGACTGAACAGGAGAACTTGTTGTTCAGCTTCCAGCTGGCCGGAGAGGAAACGGTTAAAAGCGCCTGGCTGCGAACGCTTTGCCGCCATGTAGCCAACACCATCTGCAGGGCTGATGCG GAGGACCTCATTCAGTGTACAGACCCAGACTCACTGCAGGTCAGCACCAAGGATATGGACAGCACCTTGAGCAAAGCCTCCAGGGCCATCAAGAAAACCTCTAAAAAG GTGACAAGAGCGTTTTCTTTTACCAAGACCCCAAAGCGTGTGATCCAGAGGGCATTCATGGCCAGCAGTCCTTCAGATGAGAGAAGTCAGAGGCTGAGCTGTGAAAACCgtgtctgcagcagctccacGCTCGCT
- the ect2 gene encoding protein ECT2 isoform X1 encodes MADSSIVTLGTARSLLVDSSVYDSRIAETTKDHVFLGMACEDGEDMLPKVETRIVLVGEAGGNGELVKALQDINTPFIMTDSVQDFGDGENTEFETVFVLADFDSPEYNYLYKREHRIVGPPVVLYCAAKDEPLQFSCRPLYCTTMLNLSLCFTGFRNKEEMKNLVNLVHHMGGTIRKDFSTKVTHLIAYSTRGEKYRLAVCMGTPILTPSWILKAWERRDDVNFHAGDEEFRTEFKVPPFQDCILSFLGFSEEEKANMEERTLKHGGTYLEVGNEKCTHMVVEENSVKDLPFSPSKNLFVVKQEWFWGSIQMDARAGESMYLYEKNDSPAMKKAVSLLSLTTPNSNRKRRRLKDTLAQLTKETEISPFPPCKRPSAEHSLSIGSLLDISNTPETCKALAADRLGDSFVTRNRIRRKTRERSRTDREERRRRSHLRTNARQQPEEEQQGAYGESSKPSKSSTPVLSKQSARWQVSKELYQTESNYVDILSTILQLFKVPLEKEGQVGGPILAQEEIKTIFGSIPDIYEVHTRIKSDLEELLTDWSESRSVGNIILKYSKELVKAYPPFVNFFEMSKETIVRCEKQKPRFHAFLKINQAKPECGRQTLVELLIRPVQRLPSVALLLNDIKKHTSDDNPDKITLEKAIESLKEVMTHINEDKRKTEGQKQIFDVVYEVDGCPANLLSSHRSLVYRVETIALGDQPCDRGENVTLFLFNDCLEIARKRHKVINTFKSPLGQTRPPPPLKHIALMPLSQIRRVLDLQDTEECVNAFALVVRPPTEQENLLFSFQLAGEETVKSAWLRTLCRHVANTICRADAEDLIQCTDPDSLQVSTKDMDSTLSKASRAIKKTSKKVTRAFSFTKTPKRVIQRAFMASSPSDERSQRLSCENRVCSSSTLAMPRSASTFSLTDSTKSSAVVQRSNSLDHPPIRSRVPVCMRTPCTPPKNPTHIPGPKTAPELGPNLYLNACSVTRESKPISNDSLLNQPAHSSLPASQESSSLNPPTSTPASAVQNTTQLNSKHSQPKSGKDVSRPLPFVGFQPRSPAPQTVNVKSRVFPESCRNPQVPTDPHKALLTSPRKESLL; translated from the exons ATGGCTGACAGCAGCATAGTGACTTTAGGGACAGCTCGGAGTCTGTTGGTGGATTCTTCGGTCTATGATTCCAGGATTGCTGAAACCACCAAGGATCATGTATTTCTCGGCATGGCATGTGAAGATGGGGAAG ATATGCTGCCAAAAGTGGAGACCCGGATTGTTCTGGTGGGAGAAGCAGGCGGAAATGGAGAGTTGGTCAAAGCACTGCAG GACATCAACACCCCCTTCATAATGACAGATAGCGTCCAGGATTTTGGGGACGGAGAGAACACTGAGTTCGAGACGGTGTTTGTTCTCGCAGACTTTGACTCTCCTGAGTACAACTACCTCTACAAACGTGAACACCGCATTGTTGGGCCTCCTGTTGTGCTGTACTGTGCTGCGAAGGATGAA CCTCTCCAGTTTTCATGCCGTCCTCTctactgcaccaccatgctaaACCTGTCACTGTGTTTCACTGGCTTCAGGAACAAAGAGGAGATG AAAAACCTGGTGAATCTGGTTCATCACATGGGTGGGACCATCCGGAAAGACTTCAGCACAAAGGTCACTCACCTCATTGCCTACTCCACTCGTGGAGAGAAATACAGG CTGGCAGTATGCATGGGGACGCCCATCCTCACTCCATCATGGATTCTGAAGGCCTGGGAAAGAAGAGATGATGT aaatttccACGCAGGCGACGAGGAGTTTCGCACTGAGTTCAAAGTGCCTCCGTTCCAGGACTGCATTCtcagttttttggggttttcagAGGAAGAGAAGGCCAACATGGAGGAGAGGACTCTTAAACATG GCGGCACTTACCTTGAGGTTGGGAATGAAAAGTGTACCCACATGGTTGTGGAGGAAAACTCGGTAAAGGACCTGCCGTTTTCTCCCTCCAAGAACCTCTTTGTGGTCAAACAAGAG TGGTTCTGGGGAAGCATTCAGATGGATGCCCGAGCTGGAGAATCCATGTACCTCTATGAGAAG AACGACAGCCCGGCTATGAAGAAAGCCGTGTCCCTCCTGTCCCTCACCACCCCAAATAGTAACCGTAAGCGTCGGCGTCTGAAGGACACATTGGCTCAGCTCACCAAGGAAACAGAGATTTCTCCCTTCCCTCCATGTAAAAGACCATCAGCAGAGCACTCACTGTCCATTGGCTCTTTGCTTGATATCTCTAACACTCCTGAGACATGCAAGGCATTGGCAG CGGACAGACTAGGAGACAGTTTTGTGACCAGGAATAGAATAAGAAGGAAAACCAGGGAGAGGAGTAGGACAGAcagggaggagagaagaaggaggTCCCACCTGAGAACAAATGCCCGTCAGCAACCAGAGGAAGAGCAGCAGGGAGCTTATGGAG AGAGTTCGAAGCCTTCCAAGAGTTCGACTCCGGTTCTTTCCAAGCAGTCAGCCAGGTGGCAGGTCTCCAAGGAGCTCTACCAAACTGAAAGCAACTATGTAGACATTTTAAGCACCATCCTACAG CTTTTCAAGGTTCCTTTGGAAAAAGAGGGGCAGGTGGGTGGGCCCATCCTGGCCCAAGAGGAGATCAAGACCATATTTGGCAGCATCCCAGACATCTATGAAGTTCACACCAGAATAAAG AGCGACCTTGAGGAGCTCCTCACAGACTGGTCAGAAAGCAGAAGTGTTGGAAACATCATTCTAAAATAC TCAAAGGAGCTGGTGAAGGCCTATCCCCCTTTTGTCAACTTTTTTGAAATGAGCAAAGAGACCATTGTTCGGTGTGAGAAACAAAAGCCACGCTTCCATGCATTTCTCAAG ATCAACCAGGCCAAGCCGGAGTGTGGCAGGCAGACACTGGTGGAGCTGCTCATCAGGCCAGTACAGAGACTGCCCAGTGTGGCCCTTCTACTCAATG ACATAAAGAAACATACATCAGATGACAACCCAGACAAGATAACGCTGGAGAAAGCAATTGAGTCTCTGAAAGAAGTCATGAC TCACATCAATGAGGACAAGAGGAAGACTGAAGGCCAGAAGCAAATCTTTGATGTTGTTTATGAAGTCGATGGTTGTCCT GCCAACCTGCTGTCATCCCACCGTAGCCTGGTTTACCGCGTAGAAACAATCGCCCTGGGAGATCAGCCATGTGATCGTGGAGAAAATGTCACACTGTTCCTCTTCAATGACTGCCTGGAG ATCGCACGGAAGCGACACAAGGTGATCAATACGTTCAAGAGTCCGCTGGGACAGACGAGACCGCCGCCCCCGCTGAAACACATAGCACTGATGCCGCTGTCTCAGATCAGACGAGTGCTCGACTTGCAAGACACTGAAG AGTGTGTGAATGCATTTGCCTTGGTGGTTCGCCCTCCGACTGAACAGGAGAACTTGTTGTTCAGCTTCCAGCTGGCCGGAGAGGAAACGGTTAAAAGCGCCTGGCTGCGAACGCTTTGCCGCCATGTAGCCAACACCATCTGCAGGGCTGATGCG GAGGACCTCATTCAGTGTACAGACCCAGACTCACTGCAGGTCAGCACCAAGGATATGGACAGCACCTTGAGCAAAGCCTCCAGGGCCATCAAGAAAACCTCTAAAAAG GTGACAAGAGCGTTTTCTTTTACCAAGACCCCAAAGCGTGTGATCCAGAGGGCATTCATGGCCAGCAGTCCTTCAGATGAGAGAAGTCAGAGGCTGAGCTGTGAAAACCgtgtctgcagcagctccacGCTCGCT ATGCCTCGCTCTGCCTCAACGTTCAGTTTGACTGATTCTACCAAAAGCAGTGCTGTGGTGCAGCGCTCTAACTCTCTGGACCACCCCCCTATCAGATCCAGGGTCCCTGTCTGTATGCGTACCCCCTGCACGCCCCCCAAAAACCCCACCCATATCCCCGGCCCCAAAACCGCTCCTGAGTTGGGCCCAAACCTCTACCTTAATGCTTGCTCTGTCACCAGAGAATCTAAGCCCATCTCTAATGATTCTTTACTTAATCAGCCAGCTCATTCCAGCCTCCCTGCTTCCCAGGAGTCCTCCTCTTTAAACCCCCCCACCTCGACTCCTGCTTCGGCTGTCCAAAACACGACTCAGCTCAACTCTAAACATTCCCAGCCCAAATCTGGCAAAGATGTGTCCAGACCTCTGCCCTTTGTAGGATTCCAGCCGAGGTCCCCAGCTCCTCAAACTGTTAATGTCAAAAGTAGGGTCTTTCCTGAGTCATGCAGAAATCCTCAAGTTCCTACGGACCCACACAAGGCTCTCCTGACCAGTCCCCGCAAAGAGAGTCTGCTTTAA